Below is a window of Macadamia integrifolia cultivar HAES 741 chromosome 8, SCU_Mint_v3, whole genome shotgun sequence DNA.
ggaagaaagggaaaaagcgAACAACGACAAAAAACCACTATACAACTGCAGAATCCATGCAGGAAGCAAGTTTTGAGGGAAGGTTCATGCAGTTCAAACAAATTGCAGAACCAATTATCCATAAATTAATTGGGTCTCCAACACGATTGAACCCTCTGAATCCATGCTGCCCTGATCCTATACTGTTCATTTGGAAGTCAATAAGCTGTTTAAATGGGTGTTTTTCTTTGTGTAGCTCTAACCCAGGGCGGGCACTTCCTAGGAAATCCTTTTATCTCAGGGCGTAGCAATAGCCATGGAGAGTCAGCATTACTTTTACGCCTACTGAGCAACAAGAATCCGTTGTTAGAGAACTTGCACCTCAAGCAGCAACGATGGTGAAGGCGATCAGAGTTTATGAGCTCGGCGGACCAGaggcaatctctctctctctctcgtttatACTCTATTAAGTTTACAATTTTTGGATGGTTCCTCGTGAGCCCATCTTTAAATCCGTTTTTCTGGACTGATTATGTCAACCATATCCACTCTTTCTGGTTTGATGACCTTCATGTTGTCTGGATTGACCATTCAGTAGTAGACCTAGTTTTGAGATTGCTTCGTACAATGTCATCTGCCTCATTGATCCCTCAAATGTGAGTGTATCTAATTCTGTCAATTCTTGTGCTCACTTGTTAGTTGAAGTGAAACCAATTTATACAGAAATGTTCTAATGCAGGTATGGAGGCAGTTGGAGTGGTGACAGCTGTTGGCCCTGGAATAACTGACAGGAAAGTTGGGGATGTCGTTGCTTATGCTGGTTTACCAGTGGGCTCATACAGTGAAGAACAGATTCTTCCTGCCAATGTAGCATTGCCTGTTCCACCTTCTATAGACCCCATTGTTGCAGCATCTATCATGCTTAAGGGTATGACGGCTCAGTTCCTTGTCCGACGGTGTTTCCAGGTTGGTTCTGTTCATTTGGCAGTTTTTGATGAACTTACAGTTTCCATATTAGATTAACCCTTCTCATGATTTGTGAAACCAATGCATAATGGGTTGATCCTATGTTTTCAGATGGAAGCTAAAAATTCAATGGGACCCAAGATTTTTCACATAATATCATATTGAATTGACAACACCAATATGTGAACATCATAATCTAGAGATACTGGCAAAGAACATAATAATGTGATCTCTcattgaaaaatcaaatttatgCGACTtacacctcccccccccccccccccaacccaaatACATATATTTAGATTCTGATAATATGACTTAATTATACTGGTAATGCAGGTCGAATCTGGACACAAGGTACTTATTCATGCAGCAGCTGGTGGTGTTGCTTCTCTACTGTGCCAATGGGCTAATGCACTGGGTGCCACTGTCATTGGAACTGTGTCAACTGAAGAAAAGGCAGCTCAAGCCAAGGAAGATGGATGCCACTATGtcataaattacaaaaaagagGATTTTGTTGAAGCTGTCAAGAAGATAACACCAGAAGGAGTTCATGTTGTCTATGATTCTGTGGGGAAGGATACATTCCAGGTATCTGCTATCTTGTTAATTTCTTCTCTATTTGGATTATTAAGGCCCTGTTTGTTCCAGGTAAAAACCATGCAGAGGGAAAGTATGAagtatttacccaaaaaaaaaccttcttttgattgattttaCTTGGATTTTTATGTTTCACatgatttttccccttttattttttttttggagggggtggggggtgtgtgGAGGGGGTGTTGTGGCGGGGTGAGGAGTAATCCTATTAAGCAGAGGACTCTTGGATAAAATACCATGTAGCAGACTTGGATGGAAACAAATGGGTCCATGTGACAGAAACTGGTCAAAACTGAGTTCATGGTTTCAGAAAATTACACGAATGCCATTAGTTGCCTTGTTTGTTTTGAACAGAAACCTATGAGATGGTTTGCGTATTATATATGATGGATGCAAGCATCCAAGTTTGCCACATGGCAAGTAATTATGGATACCAACATTTTAGGAGTCCTCCAATTAATCAGACCTCTCATATATATGAGTGTATGCATTTTGTATTCCACCATTACTTCAAATTGCACATTGTCATACTATATAAAAAGGTGCTAATGTTCCAACAGATTATGTCTTGGATACTGAAAGTCTAATAATAATCAATCTTTCAGAATGAAACCTTAATTTATATAGCTCATATAGTATTTTATATCTGAGAGTTTTGATGCGTCAATAAATCATCTATTCCAAACAATTTGAACCGTCAGTTGATTCAGTGATTTAATAAAAAGGACAAGGCtggtagctcagttggcaaagaccaacacctcacaatAAAAAGGACATGAGTCCAACTCTCCTTGGGTcctacccataaaaaaaaatgttaagttgggataaggctgagtttgttgttgccATAAATACGAAAGGAATTTTTGTAACCTtaattttttacccttttggtatactgcactttttttttttccaatgagggCAAGTACTATCATTATACATGTATCCTCGAAAAATGTGTAAGACAATGACAACTTTTATAATGATATAATGATAAGTCATTTCccaattatttttgaaaacccttttattCCCCAAACTTAAAGaaattttgggaataagacaaggaCAATTAAACGGAGGTGTCAAGTTCTTTATACATGTATAGAGGTTTCATTTAGACACTCTCAATACTAAATCATTAATCGTACCTGATGTTTACTCATCAGACTAATTGGACTGTTGGATTGGATGATTAGAATGTCGGTCTTCTAGCCAAATTTTGACATATGGTCTGGTATCTAAAACATTGTGCCTAACTAAGTGTTAGAATTGGTTCAAAGCAAGGAGGTGTTGATAGCCACCATATTCTGTAGATCTTTAGATAAATAATGATAAAGTAATTTCCCTTTGTTCGATTTTATTGTGACTATAGCATCTTTTGTTAAAGACAGTAATTACAGTTTATGAACAGTATCAGATAACCTGTCTTATAGGATGTTGGTTTTATTTGGTAACTGCTGTTATCCAGGGATCATTGGCATGCTTAAGGAGTCGGGGATACATGGTGAGCATTGGGCAGGCATCGGGTGCACCAGACCCAGTTCCATTGTCAGATCTTGCTGCAAAATCCTTGTTCTTGATGAGGGGTTCACTCTTCCAGTACACTGAAACCCGGGAAGAACTGCTTAAAACTGTTGAAGATGTATTTGCTAATGTGCTGTCAGGTGTCCTACATGTCCGTGTCAACGACAAATATCCTTTGGCACAGGCAGCACAGGCTCATGCAGACCTTGAGAGCCGGAAGACATCTGGTTCTGTAGTGTTGATACCTGATGGTGCAGAACTGTAAAtcatacaaatacaaacatttCTGGGTTTGCGGATATGAAATGAAAACAAGGAATAAGAGAAGCTTATATAGATCTTTTTGAGTGCTTTGATAGGAAATTGGGGTAGAGTCTGGTTTTCAGCCAAATGTAATTGCAAATACCCCCATTTTCTTTTGTATTAAAAACAGGCACTTGCCAAATAAACCTCTGTTcaatttctttgaaaatttctatATACTCCTAAACAAATGATGCAGGTTAATTATTTGGTTTTTGATCGGATTGTTATTGTGTGGCTATGTGAAAGTTCTGGAGACCGATCTGGTTATAAAGTTTGTGACTCCCACACATTTACAGTTGAGCGTAACTGCTGTAGCATAAGTAGTTTTTGAAGGATTTTGATCTGAAAGaacatgttaagtttgtctcgaattcttgacccgttttgaagattgacccgatccgacatattttggtagtgacccgaatggaaagttttttgagatctgtgatggaatcAGAGGGGCATCAGCCCCAAGCAAGCATCTTTTGTGAATGTGCAGCTTAGATATTTGTACCCTCAGGTTGGTACCATATCGATTCCAGCTATGTACCATCTCTGTAGTAAGTGCTGGTACTACTGATGCTGTCTTAACAAGCACCATTGTTTAAACTAACAATCCTGCCTTTTCTTTTGATAGGTTCATCCAAATGCCATTACCTTGGTTGATGCATTTAATTATACTGACCATTACCTTGGCTCTGATCTTAGACATTATGATGGAAATGTTTATCCTAAACTCTACAAGGAAGCTTGGAAAGGACCACTCAATGACTGTTTTTCCAGATGGTTACCATGAGTACTTTAGGCCCCTGCTGAAGCAACAACTCCGAACAGCAAGATTGTGATTCCCAAATTACATTCTTTGTGGGATTAGTTACATTATCACTGCTGCAAATAAGAGCTTTAGGAGCAACCCCACACCCCAACCCAGTGGCATTTTGTTGGACTTGACGTGCAGTGAACTTGCATCAAACAAACCATATATCTGTAGTATTGCTCTAATCATCTGTAGTAAGGGATTGACCGATGTTAATTTCTATTTGCAGAATTGAAGGGACatgttttattcattttatatGATTTGGAGGTTTACTAGCTGGATTATTAGATTACTCTTTTTATTAATTGACTTGTTCAGTAATTCATTATGAAATTTTCCATACTCTATGATCCAAGCTTGCAGCACAAAGATTGTATATTCAAACAGGCAAAAGTAAGTTTTATATCTTACCGGGAAAAAATGTGTATCAtattggaaagaaaaaggattCTGTGAGCGAGCGCTTTTATGCCAATTAGATTTCAGTTTAGATGCACTCTAAtggatccaaaaccctaataggTGGAAGTTATCAACTGCAGTCTACAAAGGCCCATTTCAAGCTGTTTCCATTCATGagaaaaaatgggaagaaaGAGAGGCAAACAACAACCAACCACCACAAAGATTAACTGCAGAATCCATGCAGGAAGCCAGTTTTGGTGGCACTAATGTCTTATTGAGGAACTGTTCATGCAGTCCaaacaaattccataacctatTTTCCATAGATCAATTGTTCTCCAACTTGATTGAGCCCTCTGAATCAATGTTGCCCTGATCATCATCACTTGGAAGTCAATAAGTTGTACTGAGGGAAACAAAGCTTGGCGTGAAGAGAAATGGTTCACTCATTAGTGGAACACTCAAATTCTTGTGTGTGAAACAGATCTTCCTTGTCAAATATTTCTGTTTTGAATGGAACGAAGCAAAACTTACGTAGCGCCCCCATCTTCGAAGCTTCAGTAGCAAAGTTCCATCGCCGAGCAAAACATAAAGCCTACCATATGCCTGATGATAAGAAATATCATCATAGGAAGAACATTGTTCCAAAGAGAACCCCATATCCTTGCTGCCCACAAGTCTCCATATCTTTGATATCACCACACCAAAGTACATTTGGCTTTGACCATAATTCTCAATGGCTATAGCGAAAGAACCATTGATGTTTATTAATTGTAATAATTCATATCTTGTTTCAAGTGGAGGCCAAGGGAAGTCTAAAATGCAGAACTTTTCCCTGCAAATATCAAATGCAAGAATGAATTCATCACCTCTCCTGAACTCAACTCCTTCCCTTTTGATTATCCAATATAGGAACCCATTCAAGAACAGCTCTGTCGGGTAATTGCCAAACCATCCTCCTCCGTTGGTCACTGGAATATCTAAATTTCTCCATGACCTTTCACCCAAAGTGATGATCTCACCGGCCAATTTTCCTTCATTGTACCAAAATCTGATCACTTTATACTTTTTGGCTGAATGATCATAGCCAAAACCAATCCTAGGAGCTGTTCTAGGACCAAAGGAAATGAACCCATCTGCAAGATTTGATTCAGGCAGACGCAAGCTCTCCCCTGTAATTGGATTACAGATGAAGATCGAATCAAAATTTTGCTCTGGAGCCATACAAACCAATCCATTGCAAGAACCAACAAGATCAAGCCTATTATCCAGCAAATACtccacttgaatttctctaCCCCTCCAATCACCTTCTTCAATCCCATCTACCAAAAACAAGCTCCTCCTCCTATCCAAGAATCCTGTGGCTAGTGCAATGATGACAGGAGATGGTGGTATGTGTATCAATCTCCTCAGGTGCAACTCAATGAATTCAGGGTCTCGTATCAATTTGTTCCAGAGCTTACATACACTCCTTAGTCGAATGAGAGTATCGACAGGAAGTCTTGaaaagatgttgaagatgatgtcAAGATGCAAATCTGCCAGTTTGGTATTTCCTCCATTGATACAATCACTCCCCATCCTCCTTTGCTTGCTTGAGTTAAaaaccttctccctcttcctcttcctcttcagaCTCAACCCGAATTCCAAAGTCACGAGGACAAGAGGATGGAAAAGAATCAATAAATTAAGATGCAAATTAATGTTTGGGTTTTTAGATTATGAAACTAAGGAGAAACCAGACAACTGGAATGGATTCACGGATAAAAATATAAAGGACAGTGgataaaaaagagaggaaatgagTAGTAAATTAGGCAGAaaacagaatttcactagaacatgtTGGTGAGATGGCCATCTGGCCTCATCATGGAACCACAGTAATGGTCACTCGGTTATGGATGGAATAATTTCAGGAGTAATTGCAGGGCGGTTCTGCTGATCGGAAAAGATCCGTTGTTCAACCGATCTTTTGACTCTATCTCTATAAAAGAGTAAATAGTAAAGTTGGAAAGATACCATACGCATATGATCAGTCAGTTGGAGCCCTAAATCCTTGAAACCctctatcttcttcatcttttgtaTGCCATACGCATATGATCAATCAGTTGGAGCCCTAAATCCTTGAAACCctctatcttcttcatcttttattcttgaaaAACCCTacactggtatcagagctgaggTCGAGATCCAAAGCACCACCAATAGCTAAAGCTTGGCGATCAGAGCCGATTGGAGACCAGTTACCCTCATCGAACTAATTATCTTGCATCTGATGTCAGACGGCACGGTTCTCGTCTCAGGCGAGCTGCGGCGATTACAACACTCTCAACTACCTGATTTTCTGGGGATCGAGCTGCCCGCCGGTGGCTGAACTTGAAGTTTCTTCCTCTCACCCATCTTGATTAGAGCCGTGAGAGCGAGAAGCACCGGTGTCGAGCATTCCGACACCGCCGACCCTATTGTTGAGAGGCTTTTTCCAATACCATCGATCGTTGAGAAGTTTTCAAAGGGATCACCTCTGTTGCAGGCCCCACAACCccttataatatttttatatattactAGTTGCTACCGAAAGGTAAGTGAAACTCCACCATTTCAAGATATTGAACTTGTTTTTTATATTCATCCTCACATCACCAACTGCTTTATTACTTTAGAGTTAAATATTTCTTGTCCTTATATGTGAGGATTTTAGTTGTTTATATCATACTAGCTGAATTGGTTTAAACAATATTagtctatttattattttaaaacaaaGGTCATATCATGCTAGCTGAATTGGTTTAAAAATATtagtttgtttattattttaaaacaaatgttCATTGTCCCTAATATATGCCATATTAATTAAATAGATTTATAAATTGATTAATTAAGTATATCCTATTGatgtttacattttttttttttttttttttttttttttttttttttttttttttttttactgtcagCACTATATTAGACTTAGATTGATATGCTAGCATGTTATGCGAACCCCATAAGAATCAATATTCGACATTTGAAATATAATAATAGAACCCTCTTCTTTACTgaacatttatttttaatctggaattttattttaattatataataCTTGGCCATCCATATCATTATTTACAAAAGTTCTTATGTTTAACAAATTGCATTTTTGAACCAAACCGACTGCCATcataataaattattaaaatgataaaagacttagtaaataaatatattagtaTTGATATTTATTCTTTTGGCTTGTTTGAAGCCATAGAGAATCTGAATTTAACACCGAAAGAAGTGTTGAATTCGTattaagataataataatagtaataaactaaataaataaatgaataagaaaaaagggaggaaaaacCTATATGTAAGAACATATAATTAGAATAGAGAATTAAACTTGTTCATTATTCATTTTTCAGAACATCATCATGGCTGTAAAACCTTTGTCACATGAAATCAATAACCTTGAGAGACTGAATGGGTCGACCTATGAAACCTAGAACATGAAAATCACACATGTGTTGATATATGAGAAGATGGACCATGTTCTAGAACCAAGACCCGTGGTGGGGATGATGCTACCCTAGCAGAGATTAAAGTTGCAGAAAAATGGGCTAAAGATGACAAAAGAGCCCGAAGCATGATCCTCttgaagatggaagaccatctgaTGAAGGTGTTTAATAAACACACAACCACCAAATTTGTAATGGAAGCTGTGAAGGCCAAGTATGATATAAAAACTAAAACCCACACTCAGCTACTAACTCACAGATATAATAGTTGTAGAATGATTGAGGGTGAGGATGTTATAGATCATGTCAACAAAATGCTAGTTTTGGCTCAAGACTTGGCTGATATTGGATCAGAAGTGTCAAATAACTACCAAGTATCCACCATCATTAAAAGTTTGCCCCCTTCTTGGGCAATGGCACAAACTGCACTGAGATTCCTGAGAGACAATCTCACTATTGATAAACTTCCCCAACAACTACAATATTATCAGCAATGCAtgatgacaaagtccatgggtGAATTATATATAACCCAGTCCAACCCAACTCCGCTAGAGATTGACCAAGTGGAATCATTGGCACATCAACACCAATTTCGtcccaatgccaacaagctccGCCCCAACAATAACCAGAATAAGTTCAAGGGGAAAATGAAATCCAAGAATTTTCATAGGTGCCACCTGGAGCATGTTATGAATGTAGAAAATTCGGTAATTTTAGGGCTTCCTGCcctaagaaaaagaacaaaggaaATACTCCACATACACCACCACCAAACACTCAACGGAAAGAGTTTATTGGCATAGTTGAGTGCAATTTATGTGGAGAACAATATGAGGGGTACTGGATCGATTTAGGTGCGACATGTCACATTGCAAAGATCACAAGAGGATAACAGGACATGAAGACTCTTGCACCTGGTGACCATAAGATCTTCATGGGCAACAACTCGTACAGTGAAGTTCGAGGAGTTGTAGACTATGTGCTTGACCTCGGGAAGGCTAATTTTCGTCTAAAGGATGTAATTTATGCCCCCGACATGTGTCGGAATTTGATTTCTATACCAACTCTTGTTAAGAAGGGCCTTGAAGTGCGCTTCATTGGCACTGAGGTCACCATTGGAAATCATGGTCGATCTTTTGCTTCAAGATGATTTGTCCCTGAGCAGGACTTGTTCTTACTTTCCACTGTTGAAAATGTAACCTCTAATATTATTAATGAAAATGCATCTGGATCATTAGTTTATATTGATTGTGTAAATCTTGTTGAATCGTATATGTGGCATATGAGACTAGGACACCCTGGAATTaagaaaatgcaacaaataataaaattggGTTGAGTTTCTAAGTTGTCTAAAGTAGAATATGATGAATGCGAACATTGTCTTTTTGGTAAAATGACCAGGAAACTCTTTCCAATGGGAATGAGAGCAAATGAACTTCTTGGAGTGATACACTGACATCTGTGGACCACTCAATGTGAGTACCAATAGTGGTAAAACTTATTTTATCacattcatagatgatttatCTAAGTATAGATATATTTACTTGCTTAGTAGGGAATCTGAAGCATTTAAATGTTTTAGATGCTATAGAACTAAAGTACAAAATCAATTGGAAAAGAATATTGAGGTTCTAAGAACCGATCGTGGTGGAAAGTATAATTCCAAAGAGTTTAAAAATTATGAACATGGAATCATTAAACAAAAGACAATGTCTTTCACATTACAACAGAATTGTGTAGCTAAAAGACGGAATAGAACACTACTTAATGTAGTGCGTTGCATGTTATCacattcttctctctctaaggaATTCTGGGGAGAGGCCATTCTCACAGCAAATTAGATCCTGAACAGAATTCCTAACAAATCTGTTGAGACTACTCCCTACGAAATGTGGACAGGTAGGAAACCAAATTTAGAAAATCTAAGGAAGTGGGGATCAGTAGCCTATGTACTAATACCTGATCCATATAGGAACAAGTTAGATTATAGGACGATCAAATGCAAGTTCATAGGATATCCTGAAAAATCAAAAGGATATAGGTTCCATCACCCTGAAAAATGGGTAATTGAGAGTCGTGATGAGGAATTTCTaagaaactagaagaagaaccaTAACAGGAGGATGTAGAACCCTTGCATGTCATTGACGATGACTATGATTTTGACCCTCAAGAGGAACTaggaattttttattaaggAATCCAAGTTTCTGAAGATCAAGATGATCATCAGAGACATGACCAGAAACCTAGGATAAGTGGGAGTAAATGAACTAGAGCACCCCTAACTTATTTAAATGACTATTACCTTTATCTATGTGAGTCATTTTGTCATACAGTTGACACAAATGTGGAAGAAGTAGTTGATCCCGTAATGAAGCGATGAAATCATAAGAATCAGATGAATGGTGGAATGCCATGCAGGAGAATATTAATTCTAtcacaaagaatcaagtgtgGGAACTTAGTGACCTACCAAAGGGTAGAAATGCCGTAGGTTGCAAGTGGGTactttagaaaaaatataaagtgGATGGGTCTGTTGATAAatttaaggcccgtttagtcGTAAAAAGATATACACAAAAAAGAGGAATCGACTACCAGGAAACATATTCATCAGTAGCGAAATTTGTCTCTATTAGATTAATATTGGCACTTATCGCATATTTAGACTTAGATTATtccagatggatgtgaaaaccaCCTTTCTCAATGGCGAGTTGGAAGAAACTATATATATGtaacaacctgaaggttttcaGGTTGTGGGACAGGAAGATAAAGTATGTAGACTTAAAAAGTCTCTGCACGAACTAAAACATTCCTCACGTCAGTGGTACCTAGTATTCCACAAAACGGTCCTTAAGTTAAGATTCGTGGCAAACAAATTGGACAActatgtatatattttgaagagtgAGAGTAGTTTTACTATTCtttccttatatgttgatgacatactGTTGGCTGGAAATGACTTGGACATGCTAAACAAAACCAAGTATGAACTTAGTAACAgatttgaaatgaaggatatgGGGGAAGCAACCTATAGTCTAGGAATTCAAATCATTAGAGATCGAACACAACgtagattgtgtttgagtcagGAAAAATACTTGAACTCTATGTTGAAAAGATTCGAGATGCAGAATTGCAATCTCTTTTCAACTCCAATAGTATTGGAAAAGACTTTATCAAAAAGTCAATGTCCTCAAGAAGGACAGGAAAAGTTGAATGTACCTTATGCTCAAGCAGTAGGTAGTTTGATATACGCAATGTTGTGTACATGATCGAATTTGGCCTATCCAATCGGTTTAGTAAGTAGATACCAAAGTAATCCTGGCTCTGCCCATTGGGAGCTGTGAAAAGAattatgaaatatattaaaggaacTAAACACTTGAAATTGTGTTTTCAAGCAGAAAAGCTTGAGGTTATTGGATATTCCGATGCTGACTTTAGAGATGACAAAGATGATTATAAGTCCACCTCTGGTCATGTGCTCATATATGGAGGAGCAGTTTCTTGGGGTAGCAAGAAACAAGGGTGTGTTGCT
It encodes the following:
- the LOC122085623 gene encoding 2-haloacrylate reductase-like, which codes for MEAVGVVTAVGPGITDRKVGDVVAYAGLPVGSYSEEQILPANVALPVPPSIDPIVAASIMLKGMTAQFLVRRCFQVESGHKVLIHAAAGGVASLLCQWANALGATVIGTVSTEEKAAQAKEDGCHYVINYKKEDFVEAVKKITPEGVHVVYDSVGKDTFQGSLACLRSRGYMVSIGQASGAPDPVPLSDLAAKSLFLMRGSLFQYTETREELLKTVEDVFANVLSGVLHVRVNDKYPLAQAAQAHADLESRKTSGSVVLIPDGAEL
- the LOC122086390 gene encoding F-box protein CPR1-like — translated: MKKIEGFKDLGLQLTDHMRMRKRKREKVFNSSKQRRMGSDCINGGNTKLADLHLDIIFNIFSRLPVDTLIRLRSVCKLWNKLIRDPEFIELHLRRLIHIPPSPVIIALATGFLDRRRSLFLVDGIEEGDWRGREIQVEYLLDNRLDLVGSCNGLVCMAPEQNFDSIFICNPITGESLRLPESNLADGFISFGPRTAPRIGFGYDHSAKKYKVIRFWYNEGKLAGEIITLGERSWRNLDIPVTNGGGWFGNYPTELFLNGFLYWIIKREGVEFRRGDEFILAFDICREKFCILDFPWPPLETRYELLQLININGSFAIAIENYGQSQMYFGVVISKIWRLVGSKDMGFSLEQCSSYDDISYHQAYGRLYVLLGDGTLLLKLRRWGRYVSFASFHSKQKYLTRKICFTHKNLSVPLMSEPFLFTPSFVSLSTTY